Proteins encoded within one genomic window of Phototrophicus methaneseepsis:
- a CDS encoding alpha/beta hydrolase family protein, whose protein sequence is MFRLQPHLDDLYQGTRRQFAFDVEHATEMGSWQADFRAALMDLLHLSGRDLPLAPAVQLLSAADKGRYIEEKYALEADEGVFIPMYLLVPKTPPPHRPIFALHGHGPGVSTILGNHTDAATAQARAANDDNFAQQLAQEGYFVCAIEQRGFGERITRQVGESGNACRHLAFEYMMEGRSLLGERVRDAMIAISYLQNRHDLTSKLGCVGFSGGGTTALFLAALDERITTSVIGGYFCTYKRSILGVPHCECNYVPGLLQLGEAGDIGALIAPRPVRIISGEQDPIFPIEGVYEQYATLERAYAILDAEDKCSLAIHEEGHRYQHSLGVEWFAQWL, encoded by the coding sequence GCGGATTTTCGCGCTGCGCTGATGGATTTGCTGCATCTTTCTGGCCGGGATTTGCCCCTGGCTCCGGCTGTGCAGTTACTCTCTGCGGCGGATAAAGGCCGTTACATAGAGGAAAAATACGCCCTGGAAGCGGATGAAGGCGTCTTCATCCCGATGTATCTCCTCGTGCCAAAGACGCCACCACCGCATCGGCCTATTTTCGCCCTGCATGGTCATGGTCCCGGTGTCAGTACCATCTTAGGCAATCATACCGATGCAGCCACGGCTCAGGCACGTGCTGCCAACGATGATAACTTCGCCCAACAGTTGGCCCAGGAAGGCTATTTCGTCTGTGCGATTGAGCAGCGCGGCTTTGGCGAACGCATCACGCGTCAGGTTGGTGAGAGTGGCAATGCCTGCCGTCATCTGGCCTTTGAATACATGATGGAAGGTCGGTCACTGCTAGGGGAGCGTGTGCGAGATGCGATGATCGCAATCAGCTATCTGCAAAATCGCCATGACCTGACGAGCAAGCTGGGTTGTGTGGGTTTTTCCGGCGGCGGGACGACGGCGCTATTCCTGGCGGCGTTGGATGAGCGTATCACCACCAGCGTGATCGGCGGCTATTTTTGCACCTATAAACGCTCTATATTGGGCGTGCCGCATTGTGAATGTAATTATGTCCCTGGCTTGCTGCAATTGGGCGAAGCAGGTGACATTGGCGCGCTGATTGCCCCGCGTCCGGTGCGCATTATCTCCGGTGAGCAAGACCCGATTTTCCCCATAGAAGGCGTCTACGAACAGTACGCCACCCTGGAACGCGCTTATGCCATCCTGGATGCTGAAGATAAGTGCTCCCTGGCGATCCATGAAGAGGGGCATCGCTATCAGCATAGCCTGGGTGTTGAGTGGTTCGCGCAGTGGTTATAA
- a CDS encoding family 43 glycosylhydrolase codes for MTKRHLMKKHTIKPITRRHFLKTSMILGAGLGLGASRLAHTTQAQEEDTMAEMTGPLPLTGNIRPVHDPVMIKENDKYYLFCTGPGMSLRKSDDMLHWTQSFPVRIFGNLPDWVQEKIPNQNDVWAPDISYYNDKFHLYYSVSTFGSDTSVIGLLTNATLDHTSDDYEWVDEGLVVESTGTQNYNCIDPNLVLDEDGVPWLSFGSHWSGIKMVRLDYETGLPSAEDDTVYEIAQRAIHPRAIEAPFIVYRDGYYYLFVSWDQCCSGVDSTYRVMVGRSESVTGPYVDKEGVDMMDDGGTQVTFPTERWVGPGHNGIYIEDDVYYMVYHSYDAENQGVPTLRINPLSWDEDGWPYLESME; via the coding sequence ATGACGAAGCGACATTTGATGAAGAAGCACACAATCAAGCCCATCACACGACGGCATTTTTTGAAAACGAGCATGATCTTAGGCGCTGGCCTGGGGCTGGGGGCATCCCGCTTGGCGCACACGACACAGGCGCAGGAGGAAGATACGATGGCTGAAATGACGGGGCCGCTGCCACTCACAGGCAACATCCGGCCCGTGCACGACCCGGTGATGATTAAAGAGAACGACAAATACTATCTATTCTGCACCGGCCCGGGTATGTCCCTGCGCAAATCTGACGATATGCTGCATTGGACGCAATCCTTCCCTGTGCGCATCTTCGGTAATTTGCCAGATTGGGTACAGGAGAAAATCCCGAACCAGAATGACGTCTGGGCGCCGGATATTTCTTACTACAACGACAAATTTCATCTGTATTATTCCGTCTCCACCTTTGGCAGCGATACCTCTGTGATCGGCCTGCTCACCAACGCCACCCTGGACCACACATCAGACGATTACGAATGGGTCGATGAAGGGCTGGTTGTGGAATCAACAGGGACACAGAATTACAATTGTATTGACCCCAACCTCGTCCTTGATGAGGATGGCGTGCCGTGGTTATCCTTCGGCAGCCATTGGTCCGGTATAAAAATGGTCCGGTTGGATTATGAAACAGGCTTGCCTTCGGCGGAAGACGACACAGTCTATGAAATCGCCCAAAGAGCCATTCACCCACGCGCTATAGAAGCCCCCTTCATCGTCTACCGCGATGGTTATTACTACCTGTTCGTCTCCTGGGACCAGTGCTGCAGCGGTGTCGACAGCACCTATCGCGTCATGGTAGGCCGCTCCGAGAGCGTCACAGGGCCATATGTCGATAAAGAAGGTGTCGATATGATGGACGATGGCGGCACGCAGGTCACTTTCCCAACTGAGCGATGGGTTGGGCCAGGGCATAATGGCATCTACATCGAAGATGATGTGTATTACATGGTCTACCACTCCTATGATGCGGAAAATCAGGGCGTGCCGACCCTACGAATTAATCCGCTCTCCTGGGATGAAGACGGCTGGCCTTATCTGGAAAGTATGGAATAA
- a CDS encoding glycoside hydrolase family 127 protein, whose protein sequence is MVSKDYPFQPIPFTNVTIQDSFWQPRLKTNHDITIPYDFRKCEETGRIDNFVKAARLMDGPHIGIQFNDSDVFKVIEGAAYDLQRHPNPELELYIDDVIDKIAAAQEPDGYLYTARTIDPAHPHEMSGTERWSQLKTSHELYNLGHMYEAAVAYYQATGKRAFLDVALKSANLINDVFRPDGLRDVPGHQEIELGLVKLYRATGDEKYLNLAKFFLDERGNAAGHSLQSAFDNPGYMQDHLPVTEQREAVGHAVRATYMYAAMVDVAALKDDEAYKTAVRALWDNVVQKKLSLTGGIGARHTGETFSEAYDLPNQAAYNETCAAIGSIYWSHRMFLLDGDPKYYDLLERTLYNGFLSGISLSGNEFFYVNPLESDNEYAFNAEHTLTRQAWFNCSCCPTNVVRLLPSLPGYIYATRDDHLYVNLYTGSSMVVSIANQDVRLIQTTTYPWDGTIQLAIDSSEPAHFTLSLRVPGWVNGQPVPTSDLYRYVNDQPGRIALTVNSVSQPVHQEGGYIHLERTWQAGDVVELVLPMPIRRVVAHANIADTRGKVALERGPLVYAAEGIDNGGNALSIFLDDSTHLSAEHHPVFLGGITMITGEGITAIPYYAWGHRGNTTMAVWYKRTRTTST, encoded by the coding sequence ATGGTTAGCAAAGATTATCCTTTTCAACCGATTCCTTTTACAAACGTCACCATCCAAGACAGCTTCTGGCAGCCTCGCCTCAAGACAAACCACGATATCACCATCCCCTATGACTTCAGGAAATGCGAAGAAACAGGCCGCATTGATAACTTCGTCAAAGCGGCACGCCTGATGGATGGCCCACATATCGGTATTCAATTCAATGACAGTGACGTCTTTAAAGTTATCGAAGGGGCCGCTTATGACCTCCAGCGGCACCCAAACCCGGAGCTTGAACTTTATATTGATGATGTCATTGATAAAATTGCCGCCGCGCAGGAGCCAGATGGCTACCTCTATACAGCCCGGACAATTGACCCGGCCCATCCCCACGAGATGAGCGGCACAGAGCGCTGGTCCCAGTTGAAGACGAGCCACGAGCTCTATAATCTCGGCCATATGTATGAGGCCGCCGTCGCATACTACCAGGCGACGGGGAAGCGGGCCTTCCTGGATGTCGCCCTGAAGAGCGCAAACCTGATCAATGATGTATTCCGCCCTGATGGCCTGCGAGACGTCCCCGGCCATCAAGAAATTGAACTGGGACTCGTCAAACTGTACCGCGCAACAGGCGATGAAAAATATCTCAATCTAGCGAAGTTCTTCCTGGATGAGCGCGGCAATGCAGCAGGTCACAGCCTGCAATCCGCATTCGATAACCCTGGCTATATGCAGGATCATCTCCCCGTCACAGAACAACGCGAAGCTGTGGGCCACGCTGTACGTGCGACCTATATGTACGCCGCCATGGTCGATGTGGCCGCCCTCAAAGATGATGAAGCCTACAAAACAGCCGTACGTGCGCTGTGGGATAACGTCGTACAGAAAAAACTCTCCCTGACGGGCGGTATCGGTGCGCGGCATACAGGCGAGACCTTCTCAGAAGCGTATGATCTGCCAAATCAGGCCGCCTATAACGAAACCTGCGCCGCTATCGGCAGCATCTACTGGAGCCACCGCATGTTCCTGCTGGATGGCGACCCCAAATATTACGACCTGCTGGAGCGCACGCTTTACAATGGTTTCCTGTCGGGCATATCGCTGAGCGGCAATGAGTTTTTCTACGTCAACCCGCTGGAATCCGATAATGAATACGCCTTCAACGCAGAGCACACACTCACGCGGCAGGCCTGGTTTAACTGCTCCTGCTGCCCCACCAATGTGGTGCGCCTTCTGCCTTCCTTGCCCGGTTATATCTATGCCACGCGTGACGATCATCTCTATGTCAACCTGTATACAGGCAGCAGCATGGTTGTCAGCATCGCCAACCAGGATGTCCGGCTGATACAGACGACAACTTACCCATGGGATGGCACAATCCAGCTTGCGATTGATTCATCAGAGCCGGCCCACTTCACACTCTCGCTGCGGGTACCCGGTTGGGTCAACGGCCAGCCTGTGCCAACGAGTGATCTGTATCGTTATGTAAACGACCAACCGGGTAGGATTGCGCTAACAGTCAACAGCGTGTCGCAGCCTGTACACCAGGAAGGGGGCTATATTCACCTGGAGCGCACATGGCAAGCGGGCGATGTGGTGGAATTGGTGCTGCCGATGCCGATCAGGCGTGTTGTCGCACATGCCAACATCGCGGATACACGCGGTAAAGTCGCCCTAGAACGTGGGCCGCTGGTCTATGCAGCGGAAGGCATTGATAACGGTGGCAATGCGCTCAGCATCTTCTTAGATGACAGCACACATCTTTCAGCAGAGCATCATCCGGTCTTCCTGGGCGGCATCACCATGATTACTGGCGAGGGCATCACGGCCATTCCCTACTATGCCTGGGGGCACCGCGGCAATACGACTATGGCCGTCTGGTACAAGCGCACACGAACAACAAGCACTTAG
- a CDS encoding family 43 glycosylhydrolase, protein MMTLWTLVALLIGIAIQAQDTPPETGQTDLEAGTFRNPLNDYGGADPWLTYYDGNYYLATTTWASYWAMRKSPTLAGLKTAEPIIIYHETDPSRCCNFWAPEFYLLDGPDGPRWYFYYTAGVAANQDSQHTHVLESEGTDPLGPYTYKGRLYDASHDVWAIDGSVLQYDDALYFLYSIWDGPDQSIAIAPMSNPWTLSGPGTIISQPEYDWETRGLRVNEAPVALQHDDDTFIVYSASFCGTPDYKLGLLELSGDDPLDAAAWEKHPEPVFQQSEANGVYGPGHNGFFMSPDGSEYWLVYHANDATSYGCDGRRSTRAQPFTWNEDGTPNFGVPVSTAEAIAAPAGDMGIDPMPTTVPSVRFAAAAMEGAYLSHSNFYIEVGFSGANSPDSEFRIVPGLADEEAVSIESVNFPGFYLHQQNNAVVLSAYDGSDTYEADSTWWLQPGLADDSGISFESYSQPGLFIGRRMGLIALTPLTDEASETEREDATFYIEPINHATESTAED, encoded by the coding sequence ATGATGACCCTATGGACGCTCGTTGCGCTGCTGATTGGCATAGCCATACAAGCGCAGGATACACCCCCTGAAACGGGCCAAACCGACCTGGAAGCAGGCACGTTCCGTAACCCGCTCAATGACTATGGGGGTGCGGACCCCTGGCTCACTTATTATGATGGCAACTACTACCTGGCAACAACGACATGGGCCTCCTATTGGGCCATGCGCAAATCCCCGACGTTAGCTGGCCTCAAAACAGCGGAACCCATCATTATTTATCATGAAACAGACCCTTCGCGCTGCTGCAACTTCTGGGCACCGGAGTTCTACCTGCTTGATGGTCCGGATGGGCCGCGCTGGTATTTCTATTACACAGCAGGCGTCGCAGCGAACCAGGACAGCCAGCATACGCATGTGCTGGAAAGCGAAGGCACAGACCCGTTGGGGCCTTATACCTATAAGGGCCGCCTCTATGATGCGAGCCATGACGTCTGGGCTATTGATGGCAGCGTCCTGCAATACGACGATGCGCTGTACTTCCTGTATTCGATCTGGGATGGCCCAGACCAGAGCATCGCCATCGCCCCGATGAGCAATCCCTGGACGCTATCCGGGCCGGGCACCATCATCTCTCAGCCAGAGTACGATTGGGAGACAAGGGGCTTACGCGTCAACGAAGCGCCCGTCGCCCTACAGCATGACGATGATACCTTCATCGTCTATTCAGCCAGTTTTTGCGGCACGCCCGATTACAAACTGGGCCTGTTAGAATTGTCAGGGGATGACCCATTGGATGCCGCAGCCTGGGAAAAGCACCCTGAGCCTGTCTTCCAGCAGTCTGAGGCAAATGGCGTGTATGGGCCAGGGCATAATGGGTTCTTCATGTCGCCAGATGGCAGCGAATACTGGCTTGTCTATCATGCGAACGACGCAACCAGCTATGGATGTGATGGCCGACGCAGCACCCGCGCTCAGCCTTTTACCTGGAACGAAGATGGCACCCCGAACTTTGGCGTGCCTGTCAGCACAGCAGAGGCCATTGCGGCACCAGCAGGTGATATGGGCATTGACCCCATGCCAACTACAGTCCCAAGCGTGCGCTTTGCCGCAGCAGCCATGGAGGGCGCTTACCTGAGCCACAGCAACTTCTATATTGAAGTGGGCTTTAGTGGGGCGAACTCGCCAGATTCCGAGTTCAGGATAGTGCCAGGGCTGGCAGACGAAGAGGCCGTTTCTATTGAATCTGTGAACTTCCCCGGCTTCTATTTGCATCAGCAAAATAACGCCGTCGTCCTCAGCGCTTATGACGGCTCGGATACCTACGAGGCAGATTCTACATGGTGGCTGCAACCAGGCCTCGCCGACGACAGCGGCATCTCGTTTGAGTCTTACAGCCAGCCTGGCTTATTCATTGGCAGGCGCATGGGGTTGATCGCCTTGACGCCCCTCACGGATGAAGCCAGCGAAACCGAGCGCGAAGACGCGACTTTTTACATTGAGCCCATCAACCATGCAACAGAGAGCACAGCAGAGGATTAA
- a CDS encoding alpha-N-arabinofuranosidase translates to MTDSPKAKLYIDTQRAVSDISPLLFSGFAEHMGRAIYEGIYDPASPHADENGLRKDVLAALRELNFRSMRYPGGNFLSGYRWEDGIGPKDQRPTRRDLAWQSIETNQFGTDEFMHFCQEIGTDPMMAVNMGTGSIQDAANLVEYCNGPVGTKYANMRAENGHEAPYNVKHWCIGNEMDGPWQIGHLEAEDYGKKAREAAKMMRWHDNDIKLVLCGSSNSSMPTFPEWDRVALEICYDYVDYHSMHHYANNHANDTASYLAKSAEFEYFVDTLSGVLRYVKAKNRSKKDVYLQWDEWNVWYKAHGSEHTQGNWEEAPHLIEEVYNLEDALVVAQWMNVFLRKADVIKVACLAQIVNVIAPILTTRDSMLKQSIYYPFMLFSQLASGKSLDVTTRSPLYNTSEFGDMPLLDVSSSYNEETDSNAIFIVNRSQTDSLPVEIHWQDRAPKSINSIYQVAGTDPKAANSFDNPDQVVAKKVDAPSFDESSTTLVLPPLSFTAIDVQL, encoded by the coding sequence ATGACCGATTCACCTAAAGCGAAGCTTTACATCGATACCCAACGAGCGGTCAGCGATATTTCGCCGCTGCTCTTTAGTGGGTTTGCAGAGCATATGGGTCGCGCGATCTACGAAGGCATTTACGACCCGGCTTCCCCCCATGCAGATGAGAATGGTCTGCGTAAAGACGTACTTGCTGCCCTGCGCGAACTCAATTTCCGGTCGATGCGCTATCCTGGCGGCAACTTCCTGAGTGGTTATCGTTGGGAAGATGGCATTGGCCCCAAAGACCAGCGCCCCACCCGCCGCGACCTCGCATGGCAGTCTATTGAGACCAACCAGTTCGGCACCGATGAGTTCATGCATTTTTGCCAGGAAATCGGCACTGATCCGATGATGGCCGTCAACATGGGGACGGGCAGCATCCAGGATGCAGCGAACCTCGTGGAATACTGCAACGGTCCCGTCGGCACAAAGTACGCCAATATGCGCGCGGAAAACGGCCACGAAGCACCCTATAACGTCAAGCATTGGTGCATTGGCAATGAGATGGATGGCCCGTGGCAGATCGGCCACCTGGAAGCGGAAGATTACGGTAAAAAAGCCCGTGAAGCCGCCAAGATGATGCGCTGGCACGACAACGACATCAAACTTGTGCTATGTGGTTCTTCCAATTCCAGCATGCCCACCTTCCCGGAATGGGACCGCGTCGCGCTGGAAATCTGCTATGACTATGTGGATTACCATTCGATGCATCATTATGCCAATAATCACGCCAACGACACCGCCAGCTACCTAGCAAAGAGCGCTGAATTTGAGTACTTTGTCGATACGCTCTCTGGCGTGCTGCGTTATGTGAAGGCCAAGAACCGCTCCAAGAAAGACGTTTACCTGCAATGGGACGAGTGGAACGTCTGGTACAAGGCGCATGGCTCAGAGCATACACAGGGTAATTGGGAAGAAGCCCCGCACCTGATCGAAGAAGTTTATAACCTGGAAGACGCGCTCGTCGTCGCCCAATGGATGAACGTCTTCCTGCGTAAAGCCGACGTCATCAAAGTCGCCTGCCTTGCACAGATCGTCAATGTCATTGCTCCGATCCTGACGACTCGCGATAGCATGCTCAAGCAGAGCATCTACTATCCGTTCATGCTGTTCAGCCAATTGGCAAGCGGTAAATCGCTGGATGTGACGACACGTTCACCGCTCTATAACACATCTGAGTTTGGCGATATGCCGCTGCTGGATGTTTCTAGCTCCTACAACGAAGAAACCGACAGCAACGCCATCTTCATCGTCAATCGCAGCCAGACAGACAGCCTGCCCGTTGAAATTCACTGGCAAGACCGCGCGCCGAAGAGCATCAACAGCATCTATCAGGTTGCTGGGACGGACCCCAAAGCTGCAAACAGCTTCGACAATCCGGACCAGGTCGTCGCCAAGAAAGTCGATGCACCGAGCTTCGACGAAAGCAGCACCACCCTGGTCCTGCCGCCGCTCTCCTTCACAGCCATTGACGTGCAGCTTTAA
- a CDS encoding carbohydrate ABC transporter permease, whose translation MVKSRFDNFWTYIFLGLMSAFVVLPLLYAFSQSLMTNQEVNRWPPQIIPSDPTLDSYGTVLSQQDLRLDLWLRNSVFAASGYTAAVLLICAPAAYAFARLKFPGNKILFAILLVTIMIPPQVTLIPNYLLMRDFGWLDTFNALIWPGAANVFGVFLLRQFFSQIPDDLEEAAVLDGAGYWGRFRHVVLPLSTNALTALGIFVFLGHYNDLFWPLIVTNSLETRTLPVGLTILNSSYAGQYRPMVLAGAVLSTVPILIVYAIFQRRIIQGVMLTGLAGR comes from the coding sequence ATGGTAAAGAGCAGATTTGATAATTTTTGGACTTATATATTCCTTGGTTTGATGAGCGCGTTTGTGGTTTTGCCGCTGCTATACGCATTCTCGCAGTCGCTCATGACAAACCAGGAAGTCAATCGCTGGCCACCGCAGATTATTCCGTCAGACCCAACCCTAGACAGCTATGGCACAGTACTCAGCCAACAAGACTTACGTTTGGACCTGTGGCTGAGGAATAGTGTTTTTGCAGCGTCCGGTTATACAGCCGCCGTGCTGTTAATCTGTGCGCCAGCAGCCTATGCCTTTGCCCGGTTGAAGTTCCCTGGCAATAAGATCTTATTTGCGATTCTATTGGTCACCATCATGATTCCACCCCAGGTGACCCTCATACCAAACTACTTACTGATGCGAGATTTTGGCTGGCTCGATACCTTTAACGCATTGATATGGCCGGGGGCGGCCAATGTGTTCGGGGTCTTCTTGCTACGCCAGTTCTTCTCGCAGATACCAGATGACCTGGAAGAAGCAGCCGTGCTTGATGGCGCGGGCTATTGGGGCCGATTCCGGCATGTGGTCCTGCCCCTTTCCACCAATGCGCTGACAGCACTGGGCATCTTCGTCTTCCTTGGGCATTACAACGACTTGTTCTGGCCGCTCATTGTGACCAACAGTCTGGAAACACGCACACTGCCCGTCGGCCTGACGATTTTGAACTCCTCCTATGCGGGGCAATATCGTCCGATGGTGTTGGCAGGTGCAGTACTGTCTACTGTGCCGATTCTGATCGTCTATGCCATCTTCCAACGCCGTATTATCCAGGGCGTCATGCTGACAGGCCTGGCCGGTCGCTAA
- a CDS encoding carbohydrate ABC transporter permease, whose translation MSVQKVKTEKSGRLGINLKTREIIAAYLFLAPFLIFFAVFVVRAVASAVQMSFFQWEILRPARPYVGLANYQELLSDAVWWEALKNTVIFALLTVVGTTIVGLAAAIAVTRPIKGQGLFRVLLYMPQLLSVGAVGLIWVWLLNSQFGIINYILSFFGVSPINWLGDPNLVIPALSFTTIWWTFGFPMLIFIAGLQGIPESLYEAAKIDGANARQSFLRITLPLLRPTMLFVTVTGFISHFQVYGQPLIMSNGGPGRSSYTVIFYLYQIAWRAFRMGYGSAVAIVLAGIIAVFTLGQFLFIGRDVEY comes from the coding sequence ATGTCTGTGCAAAAAGTTAAGACAGAAAAATCTGGCAGACTAGGTATTAACCTAAAAACCCGAGAAATTATTGCTGCTTATCTCTTCCTCGCACCTTTTCTGATATTCTTTGCGGTTTTCGTTGTCAGAGCTGTTGCTTCTGCGGTGCAGATGAGCTTCTTTCAATGGGAAATTCTGAGGCCGGCTCGTCCCTACGTCGGTTTAGCGAACTACCAGGAATTACTCAGCGACGCTGTCTGGTGGGAAGCCCTCAAAAATACAGTTATCTTTGCACTGCTGACGGTAGTCGGCACAACGATCGTCGGTCTGGCTGCTGCAATTGCTGTCACACGTCCGATTAAAGGGCAGGGACTCTTCAGGGTCTTGCTCTATATGCCACAGTTGCTTTCCGTTGGTGCTGTTGGTTTGATCTGGGTGTGGTTGCTGAACTCACAATTCGGCATCATCAACTACATTCTAAGCTTCTTCGGTGTCAGTCCGATTAACTGGCTAGGCGATCCAAACCTCGTCATACCTGCCTTGAGCTTTACAACGATCTGGTGGACCTTCGGGTTCCCGATGCTGATATTCATAGCGGGGTTGCAAGGCATACCAGAATCGCTTTATGAAGCTGCAAAAATTGACGGTGCAAATGCCCGGCAATCCTTCTTAAGAATTACGCTACCGCTGTTGCGCCCGACAATGCTGTTCGTCACCGTGACAGGGTTTATCTCGCACTTCCAGGTCTATGGTCAGCCGCTCATCATGTCCAACGGTGGCCCAGGCCGTTCATCCTACACCGTCATCTTCTACTTGTATCAGATTGCGTGGCGCGCCTTCCGCATGGGGTATGGCTCCGCTGTCGCTATCGTACTGGCTGGCATCATCGCCGTGTTTACGCTCGGTCAGTTCTTGTTCATTGGCCGCGACGTCGAGTATTAG
- a CDS encoding ABC transporter substrate-binding protein yields MSKRNALVSTMILLVMLSMMSFMSVSAQDEEPTATLETLPTATPAVESIGSGGLEISFWNGLTGSDGVTLNAMLADFVAEHPEISVTTEIVEWGTLYTKLQTAFIAGEGPDMFLVHANEVPQFASYGVLTDLSGWYDTGGGTIPADDFAQPGFDGAFYNGTVYGVELDNHGRGAWVNVDHFEAAGLDPNTYPENYEETVAMLQQLTLDANGNNAASEDFDPENIVQYGTTVSEWIYVQFLQYMWGMGGDLLSEDKTTATINSPEAVEALQRMYDLIYTYHVAPVPAGFDTWQAFSTGAISILPTGTWFRNFAEDQTDINSQPWPVLPIGDQRVSWFGSHIFLVPNTTTGEKLDAVRTLIEWVTENQVMWAASGQVPARLSAQQQLDPENYPSNILIGQTFTEYGRMSPQCQVILELEDAIGPELDAALNDLKTPQQALDDAAARMQQVLDRTSC; encoded by the coding sequence ATGTCTAAAAGAAACGCATTAGTTTCGACGATGATTCTGCTCGTTATGCTGAGCATGATGTCATTCATGAGCGTCTCCGCACAGGATGAAGAACCGACCGCAACTCTGGAAACCCTACCCACAGCAACACCGGCTGTTGAATCAATCGGTAGCGGTGGCCTGGAAATTTCATTCTGGAACGGCCTGACTGGGTCCGACGGTGTGACCCTGAATGCTATGCTGGCAGATTTCGTTGCTGAGCATCCTGAAATCAGCGTGACGACTGAAATCGTGGAATGGGGAACCCTTTACACCAAGCTGCAAACTGCCTTCATCGCAGGCGAAGGCCCGGACATGTTCCTGGTGCATGCGAATGAAGTCCCGCAGTTCGCCAGCTACGGCGTTCTGACGGACCTTTCTGGCTGGTATGACACCGGTGGTGGCACAATCCCGGCAGACGACTTCGCTCAACCTGGTTTCGATGGTGCTTTCTACAACGGTACAGTCTACGGCGTTGAACTTGACAACCATGGTCGTGGTGCCTGGGTCAATGTAGACCACTTCGAAGCTGCTGGCCTGGACCCGAACACCTACCCCGAAAATTACGAAGAAACTGTTGCTATGCTGCAGCAGCTGACGCTGGATGCCAATGGCAACAACGCCGCTTCGGAAGATTTCGATCCTGAAAATATCGTTCAGTACGGCACGACCGTGAGCGAATGGATTTACGTCCAATTCCTGCAGTACATGTGGGGCATGGGTGGCGATCTGCTCAGCGAAGACAAGACCACAGCGACGATTAACTCACCAGAAGCTGTTGAAGCTCTGCAACGTATGTATGACCTGATCTACACCTATCATGTTGCACCAGTTCCGGCTGGCTTCGACACCTGGCAGGCATTCTCCACGGGTGCTATCTCCATCCTGCCGACTGGTACCTGGTTCCGTAACTTCGCTGAAGACCAGACAGACATCAATTCACAGCCGTGGCCAGTCCTCCCGATTGGTGACCAGCGTGTTTCATGGTTCGGTTCACACATCTTCCTGGTCCCGAACACAACCACTGGCGAAAAACTGGATGCCGTCCGTACACTGATTGAATGGGTCACCGAAAATCAGGTTATGTGGGCCGCCTCCGGCCAGGTTCCGGCACGCCTCAGCGCTCAGCAACAGCTTGATCCTGAAAACTATCCCAGCAACATCCTTATCGGCCAGACCTTCACCGAATATGGTCGCATGTCGCCGCAGTGCCAGGTCATCCTGGAACTGGAAGACGCAATTGGTCCTGAACTGGATGCTGCTCTGAACGACCTGAAGACCCCGCAGCAGGCTCTTGACGACGCCGCTGCCCGTATGCAGCAGGTTCTGGATCGTACCAGCTGCTAA